A genomic stretch from Solanum stenotomum isolate F172 chromosome 8, ASM1918654v1, whole genome shotgun sequence includes:
- the LOC125874093 gene encoding auxin-induced in root cultures protein 12-like translates to MASLLHLQFIFLIAFLLISTAISNNCSSSPAPISGNTHFADCTDLPSLKSSLHWTYNSTNSTLSIAFVAPLPSSDGWISWGINPIKPSMIGTQCLIAFKASNGSMIVNTYNLTSYTSITQTDKLLFKVLNSKAEYSNGVMQILATLVLPSNMTTVNQVWQVGPTVKDGSPVAHKFDPDNLKSKGTLNLTTSSGGDGKNATAPVPAGGDGQSDNKTGGSSRIWSNNTSFYVFIMFLGVLFFLT, encoded by the exons ATGGCCTCTCTTCTCCATCTCCAATTCATCTTCCTCATCGCATTTCTCCTAATTTCCACTGCAATATCTAACAATTGCTCGTCTTCTCCGGCGCCGATCTCCGGTAATACTCACTTCGCCGACTGCACTGATCTCCCTTCTCTGAAATCATCTCTTCACTGGACTTACAATTCAACAAATTCGACACTTTCAATTGCCTTCGTTGCTCCTCTGCCTTCTTCTGATGGCTGGATTTCATGGGGAATTAACCCAATTAAGCCTTCCATGATCGGCACTCAATGCCTTATCGCATTCAAAGCTTCAAATGGATCCATGATTGTTAATACTTACAATCTTACTTCGTATACATCGATTACACAAActgataaacttttgtttaaAGTTTTGAATTCTAAAGCAGAGTACTCTAATGGCGTCATGCAAATATTGGCCACTTTGGTACTACCGTCAAATATGACCACG GTGAATCAGGTGTGGCAAGTTGGACCAACGGTGAAAGACGGTTCACCAGTGGCGCATAAGTTTGATCCTGACAATTTGAAATCTAAAGGCACATTAAATTTGACTACTTCTTCCGGTGGCGATGGAAAAAATGCCACAGCTCCTGTTCCCGCTGGTGGTGATGGACAGAGTGATAATAAAACGGGTGGATCTTCAAGAATTTGGAGTAACAATACTAGTTTTTACGTCTTCATTATGTTCCTTGGAGTTctgttttttttaacttaa
- the LOC125874613 gene encoding E3 ubiquitin-protein ligase CHIP produces the protein MASIVGSKQAEQLKQDGNHYFQKNRFGAAIDAYTEAITLCPNVPIYWTNRALCHRRRNDWRRVEEDCRKAIQLDHNSVKAHYYLGLALLQKEQYAEGVRELEKALDLGRGANPGRYIVEEIWEELAKAKYMEWEHESTRRSWELQNLKESCESALKETHMLDSSQTEGLKDENSTALLKQLEALGEVFMKAAADDIPTEVPDYLCCKITLDIFRDPVITPSGFTYERAVILEHLQKVGNFDPITREPLLPSQLVPNLAIKESVRAFLCRHGWAYRIQ, from the exons ATGGCATCAATCGTGGGTTCGAAGCAAGCGGAACAACTAAAGCAAGATGGGAACCATTATTTTCAGAAGAATCGGTTTGGGGCTGCCATTGATGCTTATACCGAG GCAATTACTTTGTGCCCTAATGTTCCGATATATTGGACCAATCGTGCTCTATGTCATCGGAGGCGGAA TGACTGGAGAAGAGTGGAGGAAGATTGCAGGAAGGCGATTCAGCTCGATCATAATTCTGTAAAG GCCCACTATTATCTTGGTCTTGCATTGCTACAAAAGGAACAATATGCTGAAGGTGTGAGAGAATTGGAAAAG GCATTAGACCTTGGAAGAGGTGCGAATCCAGGAAGATATATTGTTGAAGAGATCTGGGAAGAGCTTGCTAAAGCAAAGTACATGGAGTGGGAGCATGAATCTACAAGGCGCTCCTGGGAGCTTCAGAACTTGAA AGAATCCTGTGAGTCAGCTCTCAAGGAGACACATATGCTTGACAGTTCTCAGACAGAAGGGCTCAAAGATGAAAACTCAACAGCGCTTTTGAAGCAACTGGAAGCTCTAGGTGAGGTTTTCATGAAAGCTGCAGCAGATGATATTCCAACTGAG GTTCCTGATTACTTGTGTTGTAAAATTACTCTTGATATTTTTCGTGACCCTGTAATTACTCCGAGTGGGTTTACATATGAGCGGGCTGTGATCCTTGAGCATTTGCAAAAG GTGGGCAATTTTGATCCAATCACAAGAGAACCACTTTTGCCGTCCCAGTTGGTGCCAAACCTGGCCATAAAAGAATCTGTGCGGGCATTTTTGTGTAGGCATGGCTGGGCATACAGGATACAGTAA
- the LOC125874208 gene encoding uncharacterized protein LOC125874208 translates to MSGFSRMKRVTDPLDEKMKARIVGSSGSEHSAHADDDNVASPSFSDLVFGDLENNAGDEIPENDSDSELDVSMCDSIDRIGIMPSPVFCSDLDLFRNVIVSCVAKGLEVFSCFKSNKSMLQRNVMAYLRNFGYNAAVCKTKWESSGGLAAGNYEFIDITKSDSANRITTRYFIDLDFKAEFEIARPTIQYERLLQSLPNIFVGKNEELKQILRAMSNAARRSLKSRGLTFPPWRKHRFMQNKWFSSYKRTTNIIPTANSRAWLSPSKETNAVKCRTVGFHTTAVNSCLLFPATTRTR, encoded by the coding sequence atgtCTGGTTTTAGCAGAATGAAGAGAGTTACTGACCCGTTAGACGAAAAAATGAAGGCTCGGATTGTTGGCAGCAGCGGCAGTGAACACAGTGCTCATGCCGATGATGATAATGTTGCTTCTCCTAGTTTCTCCGATCTCGTTTTCGGTGATTTGGAAAATAATGCCGGAGATGAAATTCCGGAGAACGATTCAGATTCTGAGCTTGATGTATCAATGTGTGATTCAATTGACAGGATTGGGATAATGCCGAGCCCTGTTTTCTGCAGCGATCTCGATTTGTTTCGTAATGTGATTGTATCTTGTGTTGCGAAGGGATTGGAAGTGTTTTCGTGCTTTAAATCGAATAAATCGATGCTCCAGAGGAATGTAATGGCGTACCTGAGGAATTTCGGTTACAATGCGGCGGTTTGTAAGACGAAATGGGAGAGTTCCGGTGGACTTGCTGCCGGTAATTATGAGTTTATTGACATAACGAAATCGGATTCCGCCAATCGGATCACTACTCGCTACTTCATCGATCTCGATTTTAAAGCAGAGTTCGAAATCGCGAGGCCGACGATTCAGTACGAACGGTTATTACAGTCATTGCCGAATATTTTCGTTGGGAAAAATGAAGAACTAAAGCAGATTTTAAGAGCAATGAGCAATGCGGCGAGACGATCGTTGAAAAGCAGAGGCCTCACGTTTCCGCCATGGAGGAAACACCGGTTCATGCAGAACAAATGGTTCAGTTCGTACAAAAGAACAACAAACATCATACCGACGGCGAACTCGCGGGCATGGTTGTCACCGTCAAAGGAGACAAATGCGGTAAAATGCCGGACCGTCGGGTTTCACACTACCGCCGTGAACAGCTGCCTGTTGTTTCCCGCGACAACTCGTACTAGATAA
- the LOC125873399 gene encoding uncharacterized protein LOC125873399, translating to MAGKEEMTSVTLDLLKKKMDDFAKERDWEKFHSPRNLLLALVGEVGELSEIFQWKGEVPKGLPDWKENEKLHVGEELSDVLLYLVRLSDICGIDLGQAALRKVQLNAIKYPVKKSNDE from the exons ATGGCAGGGAAAGAAGAGATGACTAGTGTAACACTTGATCTTCTTAAGAAGAAAATGGATGATTTTGCTAAAGAAAGAGATTGGGAGAAGTTTCATAGCCCAAGAAACCTTCTTTTGGCTCTG GTTGGAGAAGTTGGAGAATTATCAGAAATATTTCAGTGGAAAGGAGAAGTGCCAAAGGGTTTACCAGATTggaaagaaaatgagaaattaCATGTTGGTGAAGAACTTTCTGATGTTTTGTTGTACCTTGTTAGGCTTTCTGATATTTGTGGCATTGATCTTGGCCAAGCTGCTCTTCGTAAAGTTCAACTTAATGCTATCAAGTACCCTGTTAAGAAATCCAATGATGAATAA